One window of Bactrocera tryoni isolate S06 chromosome 2, CSIRO_BtryS06_freeze2, whole genome shotgun sequence genomic DNA carries:
- the LOC120769025 gene encoding uncharacterized protein LOC120769025 yields MAPDLFAVGVLCYYKLLRLLHFTDLYYNATLKRLEFQPRYSRLRRVILKIYYSIFGIYATYFITILLLVVISLTEEPDIYTTLEVVSVAYVTLVLSMYMATFLIISHQIRKKKTQKFLKQFFNKLFEMHQNILRLTGQHVVIEIPTALLLMVKLIFIVWILFASWQITSYVRNLAAFPIFELAFIANYLVIARLLKLQQELSKWIGNHEAQYSFKSQCTAACKTSNYPILKAISLWSQSCKITANFLNQFIWYEKLVLLENIFCIYLSHQFIVCIFFKQYYHGALLPDALNHTFNMLLIGMVNDSLKYEEDSLNNTMTALVAKLTHQTRLCKSCRDLQRAIDICFCCRNVRSNGIYIFGSFWTRGYVIDIIQSLVLLGVSITQFDTQGTYNCNFDPEYLDTFEAL; encoded by the exons ATGGCGCCGGACTTGTTTGCTGTTGGTGTGCTCTGTTATTATAAACTCCTGCGTTTGCTTCACTTCACCGACTTGTATTACAATGCAACTTTAAAGCGTCTTGAGTTTCAACCTCGATATTCCCGGTTACGGCGAGtcatacttaaaatttattattcgatTTTCGGCATTTACGCAACATATTTCATAACTATACTTTTGTTAGTCGTAATCAGTTTAACGGAGGAACCAGATATATATACAACACTTGAAGTGGTGAGCGTAGCATACGTAACCCTTGTATTATCGATGTATATGGCGACTTTTCTTATAATCTCACACCAAATACGCAAGAAAAAGACGCAAAAGTTTTTGAAACAGTtttttaacaaactttttgaaatGCACCAAAATATCTTACGGCTGACCGGACAACATGTAGTTATAGAGATACCCACAGCCTTACTGCTGAtggtaaaattaatattcattgTTTGGATTTTATTCGCATCTTGGCAGATAACCAGCTATGTGAGAAATTTAGCAGCTTTTCCCATTTTCGAACTCGCCTTTATTGCAAACTATTTAGTCATTGCAAGATTGTTGAAACTCCAGCAAGAGTTAAGCAAATGGATTGGAAATCACGAGGCTCAATACAGTTTCAAATCTCAATGCACAGCGGCTTGCAAAACGAGCAACTACCCGATTCTAAAGGCAATCTCTTTGTGGAGTCAATCGTGTAAAATAACAGCAAACTTTCTGAATCAGTTCATTTGGTATGAAAAACTGGTTCTACTCGAAAATATATTCTGCATTTATTTGTCCCATCAATTCATtgtgtgcatattttttaaacaatattatcATGGAGCTCTGCTGCCAGATGCTCTAAACCACACTTTCAATATGCTCCTCATTGGCATGGTTAATGATTCGTTGAAGTATGAGGAAGATTCTCTCAACAACACAATGACGGCATTGGTCGCCAAATTGACACACCAAACACGGTTGTGCAAGAGCTGTAGAGATCTTCAAAGAGCG ATCGATATTTGCTTCTGTTGCCGAAATGTGCGTTCCAATGGCATCTATATTTTCGGGAGTTTCTGGACCAGAGGTTACGTAATCGATATTATCCAAAGCTTAGTATTATTGGGAGTTAGTATCACGCAATTTGATACACAAGGAACGTACAATTGTAACTTTGACCCTGAATATTTGGACACATTTGAAGCGCTCTAA